The Amyelois transitella isolate CPQ chromosome 7, ilAmyTran1.1, whole genome shotgun sequence genomic sequence atcgatagtGGTCATCAGAACGTCCTCGAtatgatcaaggtacgtttaTCTTGGCCTTCCCTTCAGTACTAATGTTTCCATTTACATTCGctttgtatattaaaatagaaCTTACGGATAAATGACGGCTGCCGAAGCAAATGCGCTGATGAAGGAGAATGGTAGAGACACTAAGTTCCAAGATAGTAGGAGACTGGCTCCACTGTACAGCCCTTCTTGAGATTCCTGGTAATACCTCGTCCGGTACGGACCAACTACAAAAGAAAGTTAGTAAAGagataaatacaatttaaacattatgCCGTGCGGTTtacggcaccaatgaaaacaagaataggaccactctttcatacatggatgtcgtaaagggcgactaagggataagcttgtaagcttgggatttttttttgggcgatgggctagcaacctgtcattatttgaaacttAACTGTAtcatggctctgtctaccccgtaacggacatagacgtgattatatggatggatggacaATATATAACGCTGTTACGGCAGAATACGTGTATATAGTATAATGTGAGAATAATCTGTTACATGATCCAGGTAAAAACCAGGCTCTTCTCCAAAGGGCAAGGAAGCGGGACTAACCTCGGAAGAAAGCAAAAAAGTCTTACATAACTTACGGCGCGGCGCTGGTACAGAGTTCGTTTTTAGATTGATATTAATAAGCTGTGTGTTGccgaaaaaatttaattaaattttaataaatcttgTGTACCTATTTCATATTTCACCGCAGAGACGATTgaagttattttttctatttaatatattgtatCTAAGGAACActttaatacttacatagacaTATGGTGTTCATAATGCTGATGAAGTAAGTGCCGACCATCGCGTTGAAAATCAATCCACTTTTTGTTATAAAGGCCCTTTGATAATCCTGCAAACAGATATGTATAGATCTTGCTAAGTGTAATACCTAGAAACTAAAGTACTAAAACCTATTGAGGATtgtacattcatatagtcacgtctatatccctcacggggtagacatagcttggaaaagactaaaaggccacgttcagctgtatggcttcataatggaattaagatttaaatagcggCAGGTTGTacaatccgaagtttataagcccttatcccttagtcgcctttcacgacatctaTGGACAAGATGTggtgtggttctattctaaattgaCGGATATCACACGGCAAGTTTTGTATCTAAAAATGAGGTAAAAATGGAGAATAACACAACTGCCATTTCATCATGTCTcaggtctgctggaagagattttcTTTAGAATAAACAGAACCTATATAAGTTTCGTGTGTTTATCGTTCCGTGTTGTTTTCTATGTACATAAATggcttaattaataaataataatttaccttaGCTTCGTTGTAGAATAACCACAgtatgaagaaataaataggCAGGGAAAATAATCTCATGAACATTTGTTTCAGTCCATTGTTCTTGAAGTTGAATATTGATGTCAACATCctcctaaaaataaattaattcatgaagataatcattttaaattgaagaaaatcatataaaattcCAGATTTAACTGTTTATGgtaaactatttttatgtaggtaagtaatttattattctttaggTATGACCACACTGCTATAGATTTCAACAATAGTTTGCGATTGTGGAAGACTTCCTACTAGTTACAAACGTGCAAACACAATTCCATAAATTAGCTTTTGTTCTACAATCGTTTTCTGCGACATCCATCATAAAGAGGTAGAGCATTCCATCAAATTTGCCAGAAACCACCTCTGGTTTTCACCCTAAGGCGAGTACCGGAATGGAAGAAATTGCTCGCGCAAAATATCTGCTTTAGTAATTGTAAAATACATGATATTTATACTACGTACAGTCACCGGCTCACTACCACACCAAGTACCAGTACACGTCTGTCTGCGATTGCCGTTCGCACGCAACTGTCAACTTGACATTTATAATACCGACTTGTGTGTGTGAGACAGCGAATTGTATCCATTACTAGATACAAACACTACAGTCATTATTCtcgatattttaaaatttctttatgcTGTTACTTACACGTACAACAGCCAAATAACTCTAAACCCTCCTGGCTTTCCGTAGTTAAGCTGGATCTTATTAGGGTTCACGATCCGACTATGCTCGTTCAGGTTGCCTTGCATGATGCCCTGACCTTCCAGCTTGAACTTCTCCACGAGCAAGGCTATCTGGTGGTTTGATTCTATGAAACGTTCCCTGGACCGACGGTCTACTGTTGATAGgcatactgaaaaaaatatgaattgaaGTCAGTATAATCACTTTTATTTGGTGTCAATCATGGCCAAGTTGGATTTGGTTCCTCTATATAGGATCAAAGGCGGATCTCGGGCTACTTTTCAAGGCACAACCAAGGCCAACACTAGGAGGCTGATGcatttgttgtattttttcttattcttcgAGAATTGAAGTGGAATGGTAGAAGGAGTTTTGTTCAGTTCCGTATGTAATTGAATTAGGGGTCGTTATGCATCGGTTGGTCACGATTATAAAACTGAGGAGCCTAGTTAATGCAAACTAATATTCTGGACATTCAGGCagtggatgtgtaaccaaTATGGGTTAAGTCAAGTTGCGAAGATTGCAGAGGACACAACCGGTATTGACGCCAGAAAGATGATTACTAGAAAGCAGTTCTTCATTACacgaatataataaatagccCACTATACGAATGAAACTATCTTCAAAACAATCCTTACAATAATACATCAATGGGTTTTCGAGCTGTGGGCACGGGAAGCCAATACTGCTGAAATAGTCCAGCAGGTTTCTGGTGGGGCCGGCGTACACCACGTCACCAAGGCATAGATACACTACGCGATCCAGAAACGGGAATACATCTGTAatggaaatatgtatgttacattgTGCCTGGCTCGAAACTGCCCGAGATGAAATGCGAGCCTATAGATTTTCTGCTTAGAATGAGAAATTTTTCCATGACCTTATTGGTATGCGAGCTTTGGACTTAAAACTTGGACCGGGCAAAGACGTAAGGGAAATGTGAATTTGTCCTTTTAAGCCTTCTAGGACATTTACAGATACAGATTAGAGCGGTTGTATTCTGCTCTGCCGAATAGCAAACcgtcaagaaaaaaaataatgtataaactTGGAACAAGAGCAGTAGGTTCGGTCttcaaataaagttaatttactCTGATTAGTAAAATTCTGACCCACTTTCGATTTAAATAAAGTCAAACAATAACACAGCtgtatttattgaaaacaatGGCGACCGAAATTTACCGACAGCTATGGTTGAAATGTTTAAAGCACAATTGTAATTAACATCATAATGTAATCTCTCTGCGCAATGTGGGTGAAATTGAGGCGCCATTGGCACAGATGGTATGTAACCAAACAATgatattataatgattattaTCATATACGGGTTCAATTTCCTCAATACGActagagatttttttcttattttcagtGTTCATATAATTTGTGAGTGTTAAAAACACTTTAACATTTAACTTAAAAGTTTTCTCTCGGGAGCGTATATCGAACCAGAAGTATACAACCATATGTAATAaagcaaattaattaaattgacagGTAGTAGAGTGTAGTTATATGGCTTAGTTTCGTTATTAGTTTAAGGATTTTTGGTAGTTAGCAAGTTTTTGAAGATTTCCATCTGAAAATGggctcaattccatcattaagccatacagctgagatGAAAGtcgcctttcattctttttaagatttttggcaagtgatttagatttatttattaaaacttaatgcGGGTGGACCTTATcccataattttatattatgtatttataaaaattcagttccatgtggttcccggcaccaatacaaaaagaataggaccactccatctctttcccatggaagtcgtgaaaggcgactaagggataggcttactaacttgagattctttttttaggcgatgggctagcaacctgtcactatttgaatctcaattctatcgttaagccaaatagctgaacgtggccattcagtcttttcaagactgttggctctgtctaccccgcaagggatatagacgtgaccatatgtatgtatgtatgaaaattcaCAATCTCACCAGATCTTGGCTTCTCCATGGTGAGTATGATCGCAGTGCCATATTTCTTAGCGGCGTTCGAGAGGATTGAGATTACCAGGTACGTGTTCAGGGGGTCCAGGTCCCACGTCGGTTCGTCCAGGAGCAGGATTACTGTGGAAGACGAAAATGATGCAGTTACATAACTAGATTTAATGACAGTTGAATGATGATTTTGCATATAACGGGTTATACTGACTTCGTTATCTGGACGCTTTACCTATGGACGACTGGGCTATCTTTCGAAGAATGGGAATGGCAGGCAATTTTGTGTCCATCTTAGAAAATGTGTAATGATTCAATTCTTGTGTGTGtcttaatgataatttttaccatttaatgataatttttaacattatagTGCGATTCGGTAAGTGCAAGGATCATTCACTTTTACgtagtaattcattcatccataTGTTCACGTATGTACGTGACGACTATACACGTATATAcgtgaagactgaatggccacgttcagctatttggcttaatgatagaattgagattcaaatagtgacaggttgctagtcaaccgcctaaaagaagcataccacgtttgtaagcctatcccttagtcgctttgtacgacatccatgggaaagagatggagtggtcctcttcttttttgtattggtgccgggaaccacacacgtAGTAACTACGCTTAAAATGCAACCCcgaggtttttatgtataccaCTTACTTGGATCACGTATCAGATGTGTCCCTATGACCAGCCTTCTGTATTCGCTCTTAGTGAGATTTGTGACGTCCTTATTGGCGACctgcggggtaaacagggATATTATGTTTCTGTTTTAATGTAGCATgttgatattatttatgtttaaacatgTCTTACTTGCGAAAGCGCCAAATCTGCCATAACCTGCTTCACTTTAGATGATTTCAGGTAACCTGAAAGCTGAAAAAAATAGGATTTGTCAGAGATTAGCTAATTAAATTcgatgaaaataaaaggtaGAATCCATTGATTGAGAGGTACATGAGAATACGCTAACCAACGTATATTTGGATCTGcaaaaagttatttcaaaACGATTACATCCTCATCTCGctggagaggaacccggggTACGCCTTTTTGACTataatcctggattgagtaagtcaggtATTTATTCCCATTATTAATTAGGTTCCcctaataaattcaaattcaaaatttttattcattattataggatacttcatatcggttaataattgtcatatctattggtttcacaacattggttgacgtcaaataaattacttaatgctaagtttactgccgcttccaatgCGTCGGTgcaaaagaagcggtaacataCTGCGCTGCAGTATTTtattcaacaacgtcaacttcacaactatccaaacttagaatagaataaataactCGCATTGGATCATGGAaacacattcagttgtctgaatatacatacatatataaaatcacgcctctttcccggaggggtaggtagagactacatctttccacttgccctatttctgcatacttccttcgcttcatccacattcatttctctcttcatgcaagctcggtggtttcgggtactcttgacctggacgtccttaatttgatcagaTACGTtggtctaggtcttcccaccgcgacctttccctccacactctccttgtatatctgcttagtcaacctgctttcattcatcctctccacatgaccaaactatcttaacatacccatttctattcctgtaactacatcttctttcacatcgcAACATTCATTTTTGTCTGAATATGCAGGTACGATTTACAATATTTCGATTTAACACATActttaatttgtaatgtatgtattttgtcagtatgcatgtgcactttatcgcaccaccgacttaaagttttttctgtttggtcagctggttgactggtagagaatgccaaacggcattaagtccgccttttgtacatttttgtttttgtgcaataaagtttaaataaataaataaatacgctAGTTACTTTAGTGAGCGACAAGGCTAAGGTCTGCTGCACAGTAAGACCAGGCAGCAGCCGCGTGGAGTGCCGCACCAGAGCACATGTGTTGTTGAACTGCTCTTCCTCTAAAGGTACGCCTTCCAGGACGATGTGGCCTTTGGAAGGGACCCTGCGAGCGATGACGTCGAGAAGGGCGCGTTTTCCGCTACCTGGataaagttttaatgtttcttttttaggtgttTCCGAAAATCTTATGTGACTTCGttataaattaagatttaataaaaaaaattaacggaattttattaccttttattttattttaaaaattaatgtattgaTTAAAACCAATTAAAGTTTGTTATTTGGTCTTTGGGTTCCAAACTTACTTATCGTCATCGGTTGAGTAGTTTTCGAGAAAACTATTTGTAAAGGACTAACAGAGTAACGGACAGCTTAATGAATGTCTAAGAGTTCTTTCCATTATTCCTTTTGAAATACGGAATCATAAAAAGGATCTCTAGACCCTTGAcgttagaaaaaatatatcttcagGCCATTCACATAACGGTCAGTTTCTATTAACAGGTAACTTTTCTTAGTatcattttacaatttaactACAAACCTTTAGACCCTAAAATAGCCGTGACTTCCCCGCTGTGAGTTGTAAAGGAGACATCTTTGAGGATGACTCCTGTCTTCACAGCTCCTGTCATTCGCTGGAAGAAGCTGCCAGGTTCCACCTGTACACAAAAAGTATGAGGTTTCAATACCAGGCtcaagaatagaatagatttattgccgtgtggttccagggaccaatacaaaaaagaataggaccactccatctctttcccatgggtgtcgtaaaaggcgacttagggataggcttaccaatttgggattgttttttaggcgatgagctagcaacctgtcactatttgaatctcaattctatcatgtagccaaatagctgaacgtggtcattcagtctttgcaagactgttggctctgtctactccacaggggatatagacgtgaccatatgtatgtatgtagattaattttcaaaattggaaacaaggtatcacttattgaccaCACATCACTTCTCATCATCTTCATCTCATAGCAAatagaaaaatgtagtctctgcctacccctcaggaaaagaggcgtaatttcaTGTATGTACTTTTCTTCTCTTTCTCCCTTCCAGGTCGAACGGTGAATGCCCCAGAGTAAAAAATGAGACGTACACATTAAAAGTCCTTCCTTGACCATATTGTAGGTACTGATTGGAACAATTATATTAGTCATTACCTCATTGACTAATTTATCTTAATTGTAATGAACGAAAAGTTATAATTGTTTtcgtttattaattaaaactttatttaagaGACTTAAATAAGACCGATTTAAAAAGGCATTTGATGTGAAAGACTCTTAAGGAATTATTATCTTCTATCATATATTGTCGTTGTATGAAGTTCCcaacttataataattaaatcctcatatttaataaaaaggttCATGTAGACACAGGTCAAACAATATGTTACGTACCTACGTGCTATTATTCTTTATAAGATGCTATAAGAGtgatagctctgtctaccttgtaagggatacagacgtaattatatgtatgtatgtatgtataattctgtgtaaaaataaatctacaaacccaaaaataaagttatcacgatatattttcaattcgTTTTAGTAGagcaatattattaaaactagtTAGATagaaaatagttttgtttgaactgtacatatttacaaacatcTAAGAAAAACGTAgatgtaaaattatgtacatttaaatattacatagttTTAACTTAGACGTCACACCAAATCTTTTATTGTCATGTAACGCACCCtacaaaagacatcaacgagtTGTTTCTATGCgatgcattaaaaaaaatatataaaatgtttcattatcagatttttaataatctaaaaaccaaataaaaactGTTTCAAAGATAAtattcacatatttttattttattctttgtaataaaattttctattaacataaatagatattagaataaaatttaaaaaaggaataaataatacaataatcagTGCACCAGTGTAAAACACCCTCGGCAATATTTCGTCCGACGAGGTTACATtctatttcatacaaaaacaaaGCAGGTAATCTAAAATCAACTTACTTGTCCAGAGTGAAACACATTGCACAGTTCCAAAGTGTAATC encodes the following:
- the LOC106143538 gene encoding ATP-binding cassette sub-family G member 5 yields the protein MIGTDYTLELCNVFHSGQVEPGSFFQRMTGAVKTGVILKDVSFTTHSGEVTAILGSKGSGKRALLDVIARRVPSKGHIVLEGVPLEEEQFNNTCALVRHSTRLLPGLTVQQTLALSLTKLSGYLKSSKVKQVMADLALSQVANKDVTNLTKSEYRRLVIGTHLIRDPIILLLDEPTWDLDPLNTYLVISILSNAAKKYGTAIILTMEKPRSDVFPFLDRVVYLCLGDVVYAGPTRNLLDYFSSIGFPCPQLENPLMYYLCLSTVDRRSRERFIESNHQIALLVEKFKLEGQGIMQGNLNEHSRIVNPNKIQLNYGKPGGFRVIWLLYVRMLTSIFNFKNNGLKQMFMRLFSLPIYFFILWLFYNEAKDYQRAFITKSGLIFNAMVGTYFISIMNTICLFGPYRTRYYQESQEGLYSGASLLLSWNLVSLPFSFISAFASAAVIYPILGDITETIDYLYFALVLWSCYVYTEQQTIAVMMFVKNGLIAAIVSIYITCIYVMLASGVLRSYKGFEDWLFYITYVTHTRYASIYLHRNVFRQPTFNVLPYSDQENCTSITSLIQTSFSLNTNSNANCRYASGKAFLAERFTSKNFAGDMYAAGDFNPEFNLGISFAFSVGFIVLNKFLYLMPLPSFVTDKFRE